One window of Microcoleus vaginatus PCC 9802 genomic DNA carries:
- a CDS encoding cytochrome b6-f complex subunit IV: MSILKKPDLSDPALRAKLAKGMGHNYYGEPAWPNDLLYVFPIVIMGTFALCVGLAVLDPALVGEPANPFATPLEILPEWYLWPVFQLLRVLPNKLLGIACMAGVPVGLILIPFIESVNKFQNPFRRPVATTVFLLGTAVTLWLGIGAIFPIDKSFTLGLF; this comes from the coding sequence ATGTCTATTCTCAAAAAACCTGATTTGAGCGATCCCGCGCTCCGCGCTAAGCTCGCTAAGGGCATGGGTCATAACTATTATGGCGAACCAGCTTGGCCTAATGACTTGCTCTACGTTTTCCCTATAGTCATCATGGGAACGTTTGCTCTGTGCGTCGGTTTGGCCGTACTAGACCCGGCTTTGGTTGGGGAACCGGCTAATCCTTTTGCTACTCCGCTGGAAATTCTGCCGGAATGGTATTTGTGGCCTGTGTTCCAACTCCTGCGCGTTTTGCCTAACAAATTGTTGGGTATTGCTTGCATGGCTGGCGTTCCCGTTGGCTTGATTTTGATTCCGTTCATTGAGAGCGTTAACAAGTTCCAAAATCCGTTCCGCCGCCCTGTTGCTACTACTGTTTTCCTCTTGGGAACTGCGGTAACTCTGTGGTTGGGTATTGGTGCTATTTTCCCGATCGACAAATCTTTCACACTGGGTCTTTTCTAA
- a CDS encoding DUF4347 domain-containing protein has product MLNSVTPLSTKAIAFIDAAVPDPQILINGVIPETEVIQLESNRNGLEQIAEALEGEKFSIIHIIAHGQPGCVQLGNVELSWENLRNRAGNCVAAVQAWARSLTPNAEILLYGCNVGQGNIGKAFVNSLSQLTGASVAASENLTGCAEGGGDWELAVTAGTIKAGIAFGPEAIAAYGHVLNTLKQTPTGLTTGNLPTAIVSQDLNGDGLLDLAVANRSSDSVSILLGTGQGNFGTATNLTLGSGGSPSGIVAGNFNGDTLPDLAVSVAIGGDIGGGVYVFLGTGQGNFSNPNNFGPGITKEAIAAGDFNQDGFADLVVAEDNQVSIALGNGQGTFGNFNTVGTATNPLAIAIGDFNADNNLDVVATNRNPANSVSIFFGTGQGTFGNPTNLNVGTSPSAIAVGDFNADGRSDLAVTNAGNQNVSILSGTGQGTFSNPANFNVGLSPEDIAVGDFNADGQPDLAVANVSSNDVSILTGTGQGTFNGPFNYNTGGTTPSAIAVGDFNSDTRPDIAVANTNSNRVSILLNLLLTASFANSAYSSLEGDADATVNIPVTLEDGLRFTDLIVPIATVLPVPAGTSRATQDSDYTLSTNTLTFPAGSGSSTQNIAVTIKPDNLAEIDEAVVLSFGTKPANSMPVAIGTISETTLTIPANDPIIYTVGASAGTVPEGNSGTNPLIFTVSRSGGTDSAGTVDYGIGGSATNGSDYNNLGGTSGATSTNGTINFASGETSKTVTLDVLGDGSVEPDETITVILSNPVTLPNGGFPSGSSTIGSASATTTITNDDTAGIAVNPDSGLITTEAGGTATFTVQLNSEPSANVSVDLSSSNVAEGTASTPSLTFTPANWSAPQTVTITGVDDNIADGNQIYNIVTAAAVSTDSNYSNFNPADVSVTNSDNETPGITVNPTAGLTTTEAGGTANFSVVLNTQPTAPVTVALSSANPAEGTVSTNTLSFTPNNWNQAQTVTVTGVSDNIADGDIAYTIVTEAAVSTDSNYNNFNLSDVSVTNSDSDTVGVTVNPASTTAAEGGATGSYTLQLNSQPTAPVTVSLDGGNQISAIAPITFDTTNWNIAQTVTVTATDDTVVEGTHTGTINHAVTSTDAKYSGIAIGPVTVAITDNDTPTPTPTPSITPTPTPTPSITPTPTPPITPTPTPTPTPPITPTPTPTPTPPITPTPTPTPTPTPTSPITPTPTPTPTSPITPTPTPTPPITPTPTPTSPITPTPTPTSPITPTPTPTSPITPTPTPTSPITPPITPTPTPTPTPTPTPTPPITPTPTPPITPITPTPTPTVFPPTPTPTPSITPTATRAPAKWTFMVYMAADNDLEPFGIEDFLEMSSVGSNSDVNIVVQFDRTPGFDSTYDNWTDTRQGLIQAGDLPNSGWGTSIGEANMGDPNNLKNFVNWGVANYPADKYAIVVWDHGDGWRSATASRGVAHDYQTGDYLENREVEAALAGVPENMDLIGYDACLMAMLEVAHQVKDEGSVFVGSEQLEPGDGWPYDPILSQLKANPTWTPAQFGSAIATTYGASYGGSQTQSATDLSKINDLSAAMSEFASAIVSSATAGDIGKLQVHRNNSPYFHYSNYRDLGKFLANVAGDSTISGSIRTKAQTALDAYSGAIIQNHSSPSEGGTGLSIYLQSRGEALNPDYNSTIIDFAADTQWDEFLNWWQSPIVNNPPVVNRSVFSQSAALGFSQTGNAFNLAANTYTDTDPGDSINYSIALANFSDLSSSAFTWETDLTGGLYRQPIAGSTFPENPLPSWLTFNSATRTINLGPTRPASFDYWLKVTGTDESGASVSEVIRFKSNALGGFVIDGYIAGGTVFFDANKNGVLDAGEPSATTADSGEFELDLDSNIFDKNQNGELDPEEGNIVAFDGIDTATGLPLETPVTAPPYATVVTLLTTLVADLIDKGIDSDRAESLVKSSLSIPANVDITSLDPIAATENAIAGGIETLTAMVKVQNVITQTAALIDGASILDNTDTVKAVISAIVQQIQSGTTLNLSDANQLATIVDRAATAAQQFDSDLNTQQLLQIAPDAAKVMAEANQRIDQVVSNTATASINREVARVQKVALGATSEDLKAVGTGTKSIAQVIAENTGTALDTQIQQTTLPDTPAVAVIEGEIDAIAANSNLIGTDGDDSLSGDSASDTMAGKRGNDTLSGLGGIDWIHGNQANDSLDGGDGDDTVYGGKEIDNLFGNNGEDILFGNRGQDSLSGGEGNDSLYGGQASDILLGGNGEDFLTGENGDDSLIGGNGSDHFLISANSGSDIIFDFEAGIDFLALADNLTFSQLSIIPSNSATLISLTANGEILAAINGVTANQISLAYFS; this is encoded by the coding sequence ATGTTAAACTCAGTAACTCCACTTTCCACAAAAGCAATCGCATTTATCGATGCTGCCGTCCCCGACCCTCAAATCTTAATCAACGGTGTTATCCCTGAAACGGAGGTAATTCAATTAGAGTCAAACCGCAACGGCCTGGAACAAATTGCCGAAGCTTTGGAGGGAGAGAAATTTTCAATAATTCACATCATTGCCCACGGGCAACCCGGTTGCGTGCAACTGGGGAACGTTGAATTGAGTTGGGAAAATTTGAGAAACCGCGCGGGTAATTGCGTAGCAGCAGTCCAAGCATGGGCGCGATCGCTGACACCAAATGCCGAAATTCTCCTCTACGGCTGTAATGTTGGCCAAGGAAATATAGGCAAAGCATTTGTAAACAGCCTGAGTCAACTAACAGGGGCAAGTGTTGCTGCTTCGGAGAATCTGACAGGTTGTGCAGAAGGCGGCGGCGACTGGGAATTGGCAGTGACAGCGGGGACAATCAAAGCTGGCATTGCATTTGGGCCAGAAGCGATCGCAGCTTACGGCCACGTTCTCAATACGTTGAAACAAACACCTACTGGCTTGACAACAGGAAATCTCCCTACAGCTATTGTTAGCCAGGACTTAAACGGAGATGGCCTTCTCGATTTAGCCGTAGCTAACAGAAGTTCTGACAGTGTTTCGATCTTGTTGGGAACAGGTCAAGGTAATTTTGGAACTGCTACTAACTTAACCTTGGGGAGTGGAGGATCTCCCAGCGGTATTGTTGCCGGCAATTTTAATGGGGATACGCTTCCCGATTTAGCTGTATCGGTAGCAATTGGCGGCGATATAGGAGGAGGGGTTTATGTCTTTTTAGGAACAGGGCAAGGCAACTTTAGCAATCCTAACAACTTTGGCCCTGGGATCACTAAAGAGGCGATCGCTGCGGGAGATTTTAATCAAGACGGCTTCGCTGACTTAGTTGTGGCAGAAGACAACCAAGTTTCTATTGCTTTAGGCAATGGTCAAGGAACTTTTGGTAATTTTAACACTGTGGGGACTGCAACCAACCCCTTAGCGATCGCGATCGGAGATTTTAACGCCGACAACAATCTCGATGTTGTTGCCACTAACAGGAATCCGGCTAACAGCGTTTCTATTTTTTTCGGTACGGGTCAAGGCACTTTTGGCAATCCAACCAACTTGAATGTCGGCACAAGTCCCAGCGCGATCGCAGTTGGAGATTTTAACGCTGACGGCAGATCCGATCTGGCTGTAACCAATGCAGGCAATCAGAACGTATCAATTTTATCAGGGACAGGTCAAGGCACTTTTAGCAATCCTGCTAACTTTAATGTTGGGTTAAGTCCTGAGGATATTGCCGTTGGTGATTTCAACGCTGACGGTCAACCCGATTTAGCTGTAGCGAACGTTAGTTCTAATGATGTTTCAATTTTAACTGGAACCGGTCAAGGAACGTTTAACGGGCCGTTTAATTATAATACTGGGGGAACCACTCCGAGCGCGATCGCGGTTGGAGATTTTAACTCTGATACCAGACCAGATATTGCTGTCGCCAATACCAACAGTAACAGAGTTTCAATTCTGTTGAATTTGCTATTGACAGCAAGTTTTGCTAATTCTGCGTACAGCAGCCTTGAAGGAGACGCAGATGCGACTGTTAATATTCCTGTGACACTCGAAGACGGTTTACGCTTTACTGACTTGATTGTACCGATCGCAACTGTCTTGCCGGTTCCTGCTGGCACCTCACGAGCTACTCAAGATTCTGACTATACTCTTTCCACTAATACTCTCACTTTTCCCGCAGGTAGTGGCAGTTCGACTCAAAATATAGCTGTCACTATCAAACCAGACAACCTTGCAGAAATAGATGAAGCAGTTGTCTTGAGTTTTGGTACAAAACCGGCAAATTCAATGCCGGTAGCCATAGGTACAATCTCTGAAACTACCCTAACAATTCCTGCGAACGATCCGATTATTTACACAGTTGGTGCTAGTGCTGGTACTGTTCCTGAAGGCAACTCCGGCACAAATCCGCTGATATTTACTGTTAGTCGCAGTGGCGGTACTGATTCAGCGGGGACTGTCGATTATGGAATTGGCGGATCTGCAACCAACGGCAGCGATTACAATAATCTCGGCGGTACTTCGGGCGCAACAAGTACAAATGGTACTATTAATTTTGCATCGGGAGAAACATCAAAAACTGTCACCCTTGATGTATTAGGTGATGGTAGCGTTGAACCAGACGAAACTATTACTGTCATTCTCTCAAATCCCGTGACATTGCCTAATGGTGGTTTTCCCAGCGGCAGCTCAACAATTGGTTCGGCTAGTGCGACAACTACTATTACTAATGACGACACTGCTGGAATTGCAGTCAATCCCGATAGCGGATTAATTACAACAGAAGCAGGAGGAACAGCAACATTTACTGTCCAACTCAACTCTGAACCAAGTGCTAACGTGAGTGTTGACTTAAGCAGTTCCAATGTTGCCGAGGGAACAGCTTCTACACCCTCGCTGACATTCACTCCCGCCAATTGGAGTGCGCCGCAAACTGTAACTATTACTGGTGTTGATGACAATATTGCCGACGGCAATCAAATTTACAATATTGTCACCGCTGCGGCTGTTAGTACAGACAGCAATTATAGCAATTTCAATCCTGCCGATGTCAGCGTTACGAATAGCGACAACGAAACTCCCGGCATTACGGTTAATCCCACAGCAGGATTAACTACAACAGAAGCGGGAGGTACGGCTAATTTCAGTGTTGTCCTCAACACTCAACCTACGGCACCTGTTACTGTCGCTTTAAGCAGTGCTAATCCGGCAGAAGGAACAGTTTCTACTAATACCTTAAGTTTCACTCCGAATAACTGGAATCAGGCGCAGACAGTAACGGTGACAGGTGTTAGCGACAATATCGCTGACGGCGATATTGCTTACACTATTGTCACTGAGGCTGCTGTTAGTACAGACAGCAATTACAACAATTTCAATCTCTCCGATGTCAGCGTTACTAACAGTGACAGCGATACAGTCGGCGTTACCGTTAATCCCGCCAGTACCACAGCAGCAGAAGGCGGTGCAACGGGAAGTTATACACTTCAGCTAAATTCGCAGCCAACCGCGCCCGTAACAGTCAGCTTGGACGGGGGAAATCAAATAAGTGCGATCGCCCCCATCACCTTCGACACCACTAATTGGAATATTGCCCAAACTGTAACTGTGACTGCGACGGATGACACAGTTGTAGAAGGTACTCACACAGGCACAATCAATCACGCCGTAACAAGTACCGACGCGAAATATAGCGGAATTGCGATCGGGCCTGTCACTGTCGCCATTACCGACAATGACACGCCCACACCAACACCAACACCTTCAATTACACCGACACCAACACCAACACCTTCAATTACACCGACACCAACACCCCCAATTACACCGACCCCAACACCAACGCCAACACCCCCAATTACACCGACCCCAACACCAACGCCAACACCCCCAATTACACCGACCCCAACACCAACGCCAACACCAACACCAACATCGCCAATAACACCGACACCAACACCAACACCAACATCGCCAATAACACCGACCCCAACACCAACACCGCCAATAACACCGACCCCAACACCAACATCGCCAATAACACCGACCCCAACACCAACATCGCCAATAACACCGACCCCAACACCAACATCGCCAATAACACCGACCCCAACACCAACATCGCCAATAACACCACCAATTACACCGACGCCAACGCCGACACCAACACCAACGCCGACACCAACACCACCAATTACACCAACACCAACACCGCCAATAACACCAATTACACCAACACCAACGCCTACAGTTTTTCCGCCGACACCAACACCAACACCGTCAATTACACCGACAGCAACGCGCGCCCCCGCCAAGTGGACTTTTATGGTTTACATGGCCGCTGATAACGACTTGGAACCATTCGGCATTGAAGACTTCTTGGAAATGTCATCCGTTGGCTCTAACAGCGATGTCAATATTGTCGTGCAATTCGATCGCACTCCGGGATTTGATTCTACTTACGACAACTGGACAGACACTCGCCAGGGGTTAATCCAGGCGGGAGACCTGCCAAATTCGGGGTGGGGAACTAGCATCGGCGAAGCGAATATGGGAGACCCCAATAACCTTAAAAACTTCGTGAATTGGGGTGTAGCTAACTATCCTGCAGACAAGTACGCGATCGTGGTTTGGGATCACGGCGACGGTTGGCGCAGTGCGACAGCAAGCAGGGGAGTTGCTCACGATTATCAGACAGGCGACTACCTGGAAAACCGCGAGGTGGAGGCTGCTTTAGCTGGGGTACCCGAAAACATGGATCTGATCGGCTACGATGCCTGTCTGATGGCGATGCTAGAAGTTGCCCACCAAGTTAAAGATGAGGGCTCAGTTTTTGTTGGTTCGGAGCAGCTAGAACCGGGAGATGGCTGGCCTTACGACCCGATTTTATCTCAGCTCAAAGCCAATCCTACTTGGACACCTGCTCAATTCGGCAGCGCGATCGCCACTACCTACGGTGCGTCTTATGGCGGTTCCCAGACGCAATCAGCTACCGACTTATCCAAGATCAACGATTTGTCAGCAGCCATGAGTGAATTCGCAAGCGCGATCGTGAGTAGTGCCACAGCAGGAGATATTGGTAAATTGCAGGTACACCGCAACAATTCCCCATACTTTCATTACTCGAATTACCGCGACTTAGGAAAGTTTCTTGCCAATGTTGCTGGCGACTCTACAATATCCGGTAGCATTCGCACAAAAGCTCAAACAGCTCTTGATGCTTATTCTGGGGCAATTATCCAAAATCATTCCAGTCCGTCGGAGGGTGGGACTGGGTTGTCAATTTATTTGCAATCTCGCGGTGAAGCTTTAAACCCCGATTACAACAGCACGATTATAGATTTTGCTGCCGACACTCAATGGGATGAGTTTCTTAACTGGTGGCAAAGTCCTATAGTCAACAACCCGCCAGTTGTAAATCGTTCTGTGTTTTCTCAAAGTGCAGCGCTGGGTTTTTCTCAAACTGGTAATGCTTTTAATTTAGCAGCAAATACCTATACAGACACCGATCCGGGCGACAGCATTAATTATTCGATCGCCCTGGCAAATTTTAGCGATTTAAGTTCATCTGCATTTACCTGGGAAACCGATCTCACTGGCGGTTTGTATCGCCAACCAATTGCAGGTTCAACTTTCCCGGAAAATCCTTTGCCTTCCTGGCTAACTTTTAATTCCGCAACTCGCACGATTAATTTAGGTCCAACTCGTCCAGCATCGTTCGATTATTGGCTGAAAGTAACGGGAACTGATGAATCTGGGGCGAGTGTTAGCGAGGTAATTCGGTTCAAGAGTAATGCCCTGGGCGGTTTTGTGATTGACGGTTATATCGCTGGTGGTACTGTCTTTTTCGATGCTAACAAGAACGGTGTATTAGATGCTGGCGAACCTTCTGCCACTACAGCAGATAGCGGCGAATTCGAGCTCGATCTCGACTCCAACATTTTTGACAAAAATCAAAATGGCGAACTCGATCCAGAAGAAGGCAATATTGTTGCTTTCGACGGCATTGATACAGCAACTGGTTTGCCTTTGGAAACGCCTGTCACTGCCCCGCCTTACGCTACTGTTGTCACCCTGTTAACCACTTTAGTAGCGGATTTAATTGACAAAGGAATTGACAGCGATCGCGCCGAATCTCTCGTCAAATCTTCACTTTCCATTCCCGCTAATGTTGATATAACTAGCTTAGATCCGATCGCAGCTACGGAAAACGCGATCGCGGGTGGAATAGAAACTTTGACTGCAATGGTCAAGGTACAAAACGTCATTACCCAAACTGCTGCTTTAATAGACGGTGCGTCGATTCTGGACAATACCGACACCGTAAAAGCAGTTATAAGTGCGATCGTTCAACAAATTCAATCGGGGACAACTCTCAATCTCAGCGATGCAAACCAGTTAGCAACCATTGTCGATCGCGCCGCCACAGCAGCGCAACAATTTGACTCGGATTTAAACACTCAGCAATTGTTGCAAATTGCCCCGGATGCAGCTAAGGTAATGGCCGAAGCAAATCAGCGCATTGACCAAGTTGTATCGAACACTGCAACAGCTTCAATTAACCGAGAAGTTGCCCGCGTGCAAAAAGTAGCCCTAGGCGCAACCTCTGAAGACTTAAAAGCAGTCGGTACAGGTACGAAATCGATCGCCCAAGTTATTGCCGAAAATACGGGTACTGCCTTAGATACCCAAATTCAACAAACGACATTGCCCGATACACCTGCTGTTGCGGTGATTGAAGGAGAAATAGATGCGATCGCAGCTAACTCCAATCTAATCGGCACTGACGGCGACGACAGCCTCTCCGGCGACAGTGCCAGCGATACAATGGCCGGCAAACGCGGCAATGATACTCTCAGCGGTTTGGGTGGCATTGACTGGATACACGGCAATCAAGCCAATGATTCCCTCGACGGTGGCGACGGCGATGACACTGTTTACGGCGGCAAAGAAATCGATAACTTGTTCGGCAATAATGGGGAAGATATCCTATTTGGAAATCGCGGTCAAGATAGCTTGAGTGGAGGTGAAGGCAATGACAGTCTTTACGGCGGTCAAGCTAGCGATATTCTGCTGGGCGGTAACGGCGAGGATTTTCTCACCGGTGAAAACGGCGATGACAGTTTGATAGGAGGAAATGGGAGCGATCACTTCTTAATTTCAGCAAATTCTGGCAGCGATATAATTTTCGATTTTGAAGCCGGCATCGACTTCCTCGCACTTGCAGACAATTTGACCTTTTCGCAACTTTCTATTATCCCTAGCAACAGTGCAACTTTAATCAGTTTGACAGCAAATGGCGAAATTTTAGCTGCTATCAATGGCGTGACAGCTAACCAAATTAGCCTCGCCTATTTCAGTTAA
- a CDS encoding PDZ domain-containing protein, with protein sequence MHRRVFQIAILLFLQVALVLGGWVGPAAALTPEQQLLSEAWRIVNRSYVDDKFNNHNWWSIREKAVKQPLNDRQQTYTAIQGMLANLDDPFTRLLKPEQYRSLQVNTSGELTGVGLQIAIDPQTNTLTVVAPLAGSPADKAGIQPLDRILKINGTPTSELSLDEAATRMRGRIGTAVTLTLGREGREAAEEVELVRDRIALNPVYAQLQSGSENLPLGYIRLSQFSANATEEVARAIDRLEKQGAAAYILDLRNNPGGLLQAGIEIARLWLDSGTIVYTVNRQGILGSFEASGQALTNDPLIVLVNKGTASASEILAGALQDNGRAQLVGENTFGKGLIQSLFDLSDGSGLAVTVAKYETPNHKDINKLGISPDRVVPLEPITRDQIGTAADLQYQAALQLLKETTVLAKSV encoded by the coding sequence ATGCACAGACGAGTTTTCCAGATTGCTATTTTACTTTTCCTCCAGGTCGCCCTCGTTCTAGGCGGGTGGGTCGGGCCTGCGGCGGCCCTAACTCCAGAACAGCAGCTTTTGAGCGAAGCTTGGCGAATTGTTAATCGCTCTTATGTGGATGACAAATTCAACAATCACAATTGGTGGTCGATTCGCGAAAAAGCTGTCAAGCAACCGCTCAACGACAGACAGCAGACTTACACGGCGATTCAGGGGATGCTGGCGAATCTAGACGACCCCTTCACTCGACTGCTGAAACCCGAACAGTACCGCAGCTTGCAGGTTAACACTTCGGGAGAATTGACGGGAGTGGGGCTGCAAATTGCGATCGACCCCCAGACAAATACCCTGACAGTCGTCGCTCCTTTGGCCGGCTCACCGGCGGATAAAGCTGGCATCCAACCCCTCGATCGCATTCTGAAAATTAATGGCACTCCCACCTCAGAATTGAGCCTAGACGAAGCAGCAACTCGAATGCGCGGCCGCATCGGCACGGCCGTTACCTTGACCTTGGGGCGCGAGGGAAGGGAGGCTGCTGAGGAAGTTGAGCTAGTACGCGATCGCATTGCTCTGAATCCGGTTTACGCCCAATTGCAGTCGGGGTCGGAGAATTTGCCGCTGGGCTACATTCGCTTGAGTCAATTCAGTGCTAACGCTACTGAGGAAGTCGCTCGCGCGATCGACCGCTTGGAAAAACAAGGAGCCGCCGCCTACATTCTCGACCTACGGAACAACCCGGGGGGACTGTTGCAAGCTGGAATTGAAATTGCCCGCCTGTGGCTCGATTCCGGGACGATCGTCTACACGGTGAACCGACAAGGCATTCTCGGCAGTTTTGAAGCCTCTGGACAAGCCCTCACAAACGATCCGCTGATTGTTTTGGTGAACAAGGGAACTGCCAGTGCTAGCGAAATTTTGGCGGGTGCGCTGCAAGATAACGGCAGAGCTCAACTGGTAGGAGAAAATACTTTTGGCAAAGGACTGATTCAGTCGCTGTTTGATTTGTCTGACGGTTCCGGGTTGGCTGTGACTGTTGCTAAGTACGAGACACCGAACCATAAAGATATTAACAAGCTGGGGATTTCGCCCGATCGTGTAGTGCCTTTGGAACCTATTACGCGCGATCAAATTGGCACCGCAGCAGACTTACAATATCAAGCTGCACTGCAACTACTGAAAGAAACAACCGTGCTGGCAAAGTCAGTATAA
- a CDS encoding calcium-binding protein, with product MGGSGNDCLNGGKGNDTALGGDGDDRLFGGSNNDFLMGGKGNDRLFGEGGNDTLTGDLDNGYINANAGDDLLEGNQGSDTLIGGPGNDIISGYSFSSTGEQIDHLIGPSEADIFVLGSLNASPYLFYSGEGRHVIIQDFNRGEGDKIQVVGFVQDRNGSRFFSYRFESYEDGMRQGTRILAGSDLIADVENITDVNLSDCAIVSTGFTPPSRDFPPFPSLPEIPFPIPPLPSPFSPMLPLFVESLPSFQL from the coding sequence TTGGGAGGGTCTGGTAATGACTGTCTTAACGGCGGCAAAGGCAATGATACGGCGCTCGGAGGAGATGGAGACGATCGCTTGTTTGGTGGCAGCAACAACGACTTTTTAATGGGCGGCAAAGGTAACGATCGCCTGTTTGGAGAAGGTGGCAATGACACTCTAACAGGTGACTTAGATAATGGCTACATCAACGCCAATGCAGGAGACGATTTGCTGGAGGGAAATCAAGGCAGCGACACCCTGATTGGCGGGCCAGGTAATGACATCATATCGGGTTACAGCTTTTCATCAACTGGAGAACAAATCGATCATTTAATTGGGCCAAGTGAAGCTGACATATTTGTTCTCGGTTCATTAAATGCCAGTCCTTACCTCTTCTATAGCGGTGAAGGTCGCCATGTCATTATTCAGGATTTTAACCGAGGCGAAGGCGACAAAATCCAAGTCGTTGGTTTCGTACAAGATCGTAACGGTTCTCGTTTTTTCTCTTACCGATTTGAATCTTATGAAGACGGTATGAGACAGGGAACTCGGATATTGGCCGGATCGGATTTAATCGCCGATGTTGAAAATATTACTGATGTGAATCTATCAGATTGCGCGATCGTTTCGACTGGGTTTACACCGCCATCGCGAGACTTTCCACCCTTCCCGTCTCTTCCTGAAATTCCCTTTCCGATACCGCCGCTGCCCTCTCCTTTCTCGCCAATGCTGCCACTTTTTGTGGAAAGTTTGCCTTCTTTTCAATTGTGA
- a CDS encoding photosystem I reaction center subunit XII codes for MSLTDTQVYVALVIALIPGIMAFRLATELYK; via the coding sequence ATGTCTTTAACAGATACCCAAGTCTACGTAGCGCTCGTAATTGCTTTGATTCCCGGAATCATGGCTTTCCGGCTCGCAACTGAACTGTACAAGTAG
- a CDS encoding cytochrome b6 → MFSKQITDSKTYQWFEERLEIQALADDITTKYVPPHVNIFYCLGGITLVCFLIQFATGFAMTFYYRPTVAEAFSSVQYLMTEVNFGWLIRSIHRWSASMMVLMMILHTFRVYLTGGFKKPRELTWVTGVILAVITVSFGVTGYSLPWDQIGYWAVKIVSGVPEAIPFVGSLMVELLRGGVSVGQGTLTRYYSLHTFVLPWLIVVFMLAHFLMIRKQGISGPL, encoded by the coding sequence ATGTTTTCTAAACAAATCACCGACTCAAAAACCTACCAGTGGTTTGAGGAACGCCTGGAAATTCAGGCGCTCGCCGATGACATCACTACAAAGTATGTACCCCCGCACGTCAATATTTTTTACTGCTTGGGCGGAATTACTTTAGTTTGCTTTCTGATCCAGTTTGCCACCGGCTTCGCCATGACTTTCTATTACCGTCCCACGGTAGCAGAAGCTTTTTCTTCAGTGCAATACCTGATGACTGAAGTCAACTTCGGCTGGCTGATCCGCTCCATCCACCGCTGGTCTGCCAGCATGATGGTACTGATGATGATTTTGCACACCTTCCGGGTTTACCTGACCGGCGGCTTCAAAAAGCCCCGTGAATTAACATGGGTGACAGGAGTAATCTTGGCAGTCATCACTGTTTCTTTCGGCGTGACCGGCTATTCGCTGCCTTGGGATCAAATTGGTTACTGGGCGGTTAAAATCGTTTCCGGCGTCCCCGAAGCTATCCCGTTTGTCGGTTCTTTGATGGTTGAACTGCTGCGCGGCGGTGTCAGCGTCGGTCAAGGCACTTTGACTCGTTACTACAGCTTGCACACATTTGTGTTGCCTTGGCTGATTGTAGTCTTCATGCTGGCTCACTTCTTGATGATTCGCAAGCAAGGTATCTCTGGCCCGTTGTAA